Part of the Acidimicrobiales bacterium genome is shown below.
CGCCTGTCCACCCTCGACACCCAGCTGAGCGCCTCCCGCAGGCAGCTGGCCGCCACCCAGGCCACCCTGGCCGCCAAGCGGACCGTCCTCAAGCAGGCGGCGGTGGCCGCCTACATCCAGGGGGGCGAGACCGGCAACATCGTGCAGCTCATGCAGGGCAACCAGGCCCAGGCCGGGCTGCGCCAGAGCTACCTCTCAAGCGTGGCCGACGCCCAGCAGGGCGCCATCGACTCCTACCACGCCGCCCTGCTCGCCTACCAGCAGCAGCAGGCCCGCCTGGCCCAGCAGGAGTCCGCCGCCCAGGCCCAGGTGAGCCGGGCGCGGGCGGCCCGGGACGCCTCCGCCGCCGCCGCCGCCGCCGAGCACGCCGAGCTGTCGGCGGTGAACGGGCAGGTGGCCGGCCTGGTGGCCCAGATCCAGCAGCAGCAGGCCCAGGCCACCGCCGCCCGGCTGCAGTCGTCGCTCTCCTCCCGCCTCGGGGGGCGGGCGTCCCGGGGCGGCTCCTTCGGTCCCGGGCTGCCCCCGCCGACCGGGGCGGGGGCCTCGCTGGCGGTGGAGTGGGCCCAGCGGGAGGTCGGCAAGCCCTACGTGTACGGCGCCTCCGGTCCCAACTCATTCGACTGCTCCGGTCTCACCATGTACGTCTGGGAGCAGGCCGGGGTGTCCCTGCCGCACTCCGCCGCCGGGCAGTGGGACGACACGACCCGCATCCCGGTGAGCGCCCTCGAGCCCGGGGATCTCGTCTTCTACTACTCGCCGGTCGACCACGTCGGGATCTACGTCGGCGGGGGCCAGATGATCATCGCCGACCACACCGGCACCGACGTGCGCTACGCCTCGATCTACCGGGACGGTCTGGACGGGGGCGGCCGAGTCGGCTGAAGCTGACCGCTCATGAAAGCGGTCACGTTCTCTGAGGGCCGGGTCGAGGTGGCCGAGCGCCCCGATCCCACGCCGGGCACGGGTCAGGTACTGGTGCGGGTGCGCGCCGCCGGGCTCAACAACGCCGACGTGATCCAGTCCCACGGCGGGTACCCCGCCCCGCCGGACAGCCCGGCGGACATCCTCGGCCTCGAGCTGGCCGGCGAGGTGGCGGCGGTGGGGCCCGGCGCCTTCCGCTACTCGGTCGGGGACCGGGTCATGGCGGTGGTCGGCGGCGGGGCCCAGGCCGAGCTGGCCGCGGTCCACGAGCGGCTGCTGGTGCCGGTGCCGGCGGGTGTCGGGTGGCCGGCGGCCGGGGGCTTCCCCGAGGTGTTCACCACCGCCCACGACGCCCTGTTCACCCAGTGCGGGCTGGCGATGGGAGAGCACCTCCTGGTCCACGGCGCCGCCGGCGGGGTCGGCACCGCCGCCGTGCAGCTGGGCGCCGCCGCCGGGGCCCGGGTGACCGCCACCGTGCGCCGGGCCGAGCTGCGCGACCGGGTGGCCGGGCTGGGCGCCGGGGTCCTGGCCCCCGAGGAGTTCGAGGCCCACGGGCCCTACGACGTCGTCATCGAGCTGGTGAGCGCCCGCAACCTCCCCGCCAACCTCCGGGCCCTGGCCGTGCGGGGCCGGATCACCGTGATCGGCCACGGCGGAGACGGCCCCGCCGAGCTGGACCTGGGCCTGCTCATGTTCAAGCGGGCGCGCATCCACGGCTCGACCCTGCGGGCCCGGCCCCTCGAGGACAAGGCCGACGCCGCCCGCCGGATCGAGGCCCAGGTGCTCCCGCTCCTGGCCGCCGGGCGGGTGGCGCCCCCGGTCGACGCCGCCTTCCCCATCGAGGAGGCGCCGGCGGCCTACGAGCGGTTCACCGCCGGCGGCAAGTTCGGCAAGATCGTGCTGGTGATGCCGGCCGGCTGAGCGGCCGGTCGCCACGACAACCCGGTGGCCGCCACGCGGCTGCAGAAAGGGCCCGATGGACTACGACGACTTCCAGCACCTGCGCTTCGAGCGGCGCCCCAACGGGGTGTTGCTCGTCACCATCAACCGGCCCGAGGTGCTCAACGCCGCCAACCTCCGCCTGCACCGGGAGCTGGCCGACGTGTGGTCGGTGTTCGACGCCGACGACTCGGCGCGCGTCGCGGTGATCACGGGCGCGGGCCGGGCCTTCTCGGCCGGCGGGGACATGACCCTGCTCGACGAGATGACCGGGAGCTACGACGTCGTGCTGGGCCAGCTGCGCGACGCCGGCGACATCGTCCGCAACATGGTCGACACCGACAAGCCGATCGTGTCGGCCATCAACGGGCCCGCCGTGGGCGCCGGCCTGGCGGTGGCCCTGCTGGCCGACATCTCGATCGCCTCCGAGACGGCGCGCCTCGGGGACGGCCACGTGCGCCTGGGCGTGGCCGCCGGGGACCACGCCGTGCTGTTGTGGCCGCTTCTGTGCGGCATGGCCAAGGCCAAGTACTACGTCCTCACCGCCGAGTTCGTCGACGGGAAGGAGGCCGAGCGCATCGGGCTGGTCAGCCGGTGCGTACCGGCCGACGAGGTGCTGCCGACAGCTCTCGACGTGGCGGACAAGCTGGCCCTGGCGGGCCAGCACGCCGTGCGGTGGACCAAGCGCTCGCTCAACACCTGGCTGCGCTCGGCCATGCCGGCCTTCGAGCACTCGCTGGCCCTGGAGATGCTCGGCTTCCTCGGCGCCGACGCGCGCGAGGGGGTGGCGGCCATGAAGGAGAAGCGCCCCGCCCGGTTCCCGTCGGCCCCCGTCGAGGGCGGGGGGGAGGGGGGCGGCGGAGGGTAGCTTCGCCCGGCTATGGACGCAGAAGAGGCCCGCCGCTTCATCGCCGAGAACCACCGCGCCGTCCTCGCCACGCAGCGCGCCGACGGCCAGCCCCAGCTGTCCCCGGTGGCGGCGGTGGTCGACGAGGCCGGACTGGTGGTGGTGAGCTCGCGCGAGACCGCCGTCAAGGTCCGCAACCTCCGCCGGCACCCCAGGGCCTGGCTCGTGGCCCTCTCCGACTCGTGGTACGGGCCGATGGCCCAGGTCGAGGGGCCCGTCGAGGTCGTCTCCCTCCCCGACGCCATGGACGGGCTGGTCGAGTACTACCGCCGGGCGGCCGGGGACCACCCGGACTGGGACGAGTACCGGGCGGCCATGCAGCGCGAGCGCCGGGTGCTCCTGCGCCTGACCATCGACCGTGCCGGCCCCAACCGGTCAGGATGAGCCCGTCCGTCCGCCCGCCGCTTACCCGGCGGTGGGCCGGGGTAGGGGAGTCGTCATGAGCGGAACTGTGGGGGAGAGCCTCAACCGGGCCCTGCGCCCGCTGCGGGGCGTGCCCGAGAAGCTGGCGGAGACCGACGCCCTGAGCAGTGTCGCGGCCCCGGTCAAAGACGCCGTGTCCAAGGTGGTGCCGCCCGGCAGCGACCTCAACACGGTCCTGTCGGGGACGTGGGTGGGCCATCCGCTGCACCCGTTGCTGACCGACGTCGTCATCGGCGCCTACACCGGGGCCGTGGTCGTCGACCTGGTCGGCGGGCGGCGGGGCCAGAAGTCGGCCGACCGGCTGCTCCTCCTCGGCCTGCTGGCGGCGGCGCCCACCGTCGCCTCCGGATTCAACGACTGGAGCACGCTCGGGACCGCCGAGCAGCGGGTGGGGGTCGTGCACGCGGCGGGGAACGCCGCGGGCAACGTGCTGTTCGCCCTGTCCTACGTGGCGCGCAAGCGCAAGCGGCGGATGCGGGGCCGGGCCCTGGCGATGGCCGGGCTGGCGTCGTCGGCCTTCGCCGGCTTCCTCGGGGGCGACCTTTCGTTCCGGCGGGGCGCCGGCGTCGACCGCACCAGCCTGCAGGAGGCCCCGTCGGACTGGACGGTCGTGGCCGACGACGCGTCGGTGGCCGAGGGCCGCCCCCTGCTGGCCGACGCCGACGGGGTGCCGGTCGTGCTGGTGCGCTCGGGCGGCCAGGTGCGCGCCCTCATGGCCCGCTGCTCCCATCAGGGCGGCCCCCTCCACGAGGGCGAGGTGGCCGGCGGCTGCATCACCTGCCCCTGGCACCAGAGCCGCTTCCGCCTCGCCGACGGGGAGGCGGTGTCGGGGCCGACGGCCCATCCCCAGCCGGTGCTCGAGGTGCGCGTGCAGGGCGGCAAGGTCGAGGTGCGCCGGTAGGCTTGGGGGCGTGCCCCGGCCCATCTGGAGCGGATCGATCAGCTTCGGTCTGGTCAACGTGCCCGTGAAGCTGTTCACCGCCGTCCGCAAGAAGACCGTCCGCTTCCACCAGCTCCACGCCGAAGACGGCGCCCGCATCCAGCAGAAGCGGGTGTGCTCGGTCGACGGGGAGGAGGTGGCCTTCGAGGACCTGGCCAAGGGCTACGAGCTCTACCCCGGCCAGTACGTGCTGATCGAGCCCGAGGAGCTCGACGCTCTCGACCCCGAGGCCACCCAGACCATCGACATCGAGGACTTCGTGGAGCTCGACCAGGTCGACCCGCTCTACTACGACTCCTCCTACTACCTGGTCCCCGACGCCCGCGGCACCAAGGCCTACCGCCTCCTGCTCGACGCCATGCGCGAGAGCGGCCGGGTCGGCATCGCCCGGGTGGTGATGCGGACCAAGCAGTACCTGTGTGCGGTGCGCCCGGTGGGTGAGGCGCTGGTGCTGACGACGATGAACTTCGCCGACGAGGTGGTGGGCCAGGAGGAGATCGAGGGCCTGCCCGGGGAGCAGGAGGCCGGGGAGCGCGAGCTCAAGATGGCCGAGGCGCTCATCGAGTCACTGTCGACCGACTGGCAGCCCGAGAAGTACGAGGACACCTACCGCGAGCAGGTCATGGCGCTGATCGAGGCCAAGGCCGCCGGCCAGGAGCTGGTGAGCCAGCCCAGCGCCCCGTCGGCGCCGGTCATCGATCTGATGGCGGCCCTGGAGGCGAGCCTGGCCCAGACGCGGGGGGAGGGCCGGACCGGGGCGGGCCCGGAGGAAGAGCGGGAGGATCGTCAGACCCCACGGGCAGGATGAGCCGCACGCCCCTCTCGTAGGTGAGGTAGTTCCACGACCAGTCGAGCAGCACCGACAGGCGGTTGCGGAACCCGATGAGGAACACCAGGTGCAGGCCCAGCCAGGCCAGCCACGCCAAGAAGCCGCGGAAGCGGATCCCCAGCGGCAGCTCGGCTACCGCGGCGTTGCGCCCGATGGTGGCCATGGTGCCCTTGTCGAAGTAGCGGAACCGCGCGGTCGGCCGGCCCTTGATCCGCCTGTCGATCTGGTGCACGGCGTGGCGGGCCTGCTGCATGGCCACCGGCGCCAGCTGGGGGTAGAGACGGCCCCGGTGGTCCGAGGCGGCGGCCAGGTCTCCGATCACGAAGACCTCGGGCCGCTCGGGCACGGCCAGGTCGGGGCCGACGACCACGCGGCCCCCCGGCCCCAGCGGCAGGCGGAGACGGGCCCCGAGGGGGTTGGCGCGCACCCCGGCGGTCCACACCAGCGTCCGCGTCGGGATCACCTCTCCCCCGGCCAGCCGGACGTGATCGGCCGCCACCTCCTCGACGGCGGCGCCCAGGCGCACGTCGACGCCCCGCCGGCGCAGCTGGTCGGCGGCGTTGGCCGAGGAGCGGGCGCCGAAGGACCCGAGCAGCCGGTCGGTGGCCTCGAGCAGCACGATGCCGTGGCCGGGATGCAGGCCGGGGTGCAGGGGATCCGGCGGGGAGGGGACGAGGTCCAGGCCGGGGTAGTCGTGGCAGAGCACCGTGTAGAACAGCTCGGCCATCCCCCCGGACAGCTCCACGCCGGTGGGCCCACCCCCGACCACCACGACCGTGAGGTCGCCGGCCCGGACCCGCTCGGGGTGGGCGTCGGCCTCCTCGAAGCGGGCGAGGAGGTGGCCCCGCAGCCGGATGGCGTCGGTCAGGCTCTTCAGCGGGAAGGCGTGCTCCTCCACTCCCGGCACGCCGAAGGTCGAGGTGACGGCGCCGGCGGCCACGATCAGCCAGTCGTAGGCCAGCTCGTCCCCGCCCTCGAGGCACACCCGCCGGCCCACCGGGTCGACCGAGTCCACCATGCCCACGCGGAAGTCGAGGTTCTCCTGGTGGTGGACCACGCCGCGCACGGGATAGGCGATGCTGGCCGAGTCCAGGCCGGCGGTCGCGACCTGATAGAGGAGCGGCTGGAAGGTGTGGTAGTTGCGCCGGTCGACGACGGTGACGTCGACGGGGAGGGCGGACGCGGCCCGGGCGGCCGTGAGGCCGCCGAAGCCGGCGCCGAGGATTACGAGACGGGGAGCTACAACTACTGCTTACCCGGCGCGGGGCAGTCGCTGCAGCCCGGCCAGCACCAGGTCCACGACCGACTCGAGCGCCTGGTCGGTCACCGGCTCCCCGGCGAACAGGACCCGGAAGAACAGCGGCCCGGTCAGCACGTCGGAGACCACCAGGGCGTCGGCGGTGTCTGCGATCTCGCCGCGCGCCACGGCCCGCTCGATGGCCTCCTCCACCGCGCCCTTCCACGGGGCCACGTACTGGTCGTTGAAGCAGCGGTGCAGCTCCTCGTCCTCGGCCACGTCGGCGGCCAGGCCCGGCAGCACCCGGCGCCCCTCCGGGCTCGAGAGCAGCTCCATCTGCCGGCGGCGGATGGCCAGCAGGTCCTCCCGCAGACTCCCGGTGTCCGGTGTGGGCTGGGTGGGGGCCAGATCGGACAGGGCCCCGATCACCAGCGCCGCCTTGGATGGCCAGCGCCGGTAGACCGTCGGGCGGCCGACGCCGGCCCGGGCGGCCACGCCGTCGATGGTCAGCGCTCCGTAGCCGCTGGCCCGGAGGAGGTCGCGTACCGCCCGGACGATGGCCTCGTCGTGGGCGGCGTTCCGGGGCCGGCCCGGGCCCCGGCGGGCGGGCGGGGACGGGTCCGGGGGCCGGGATCCCTGGCCGTTGACCGGAGAGCGGGCGTCGCTGGTTTCGATCGGCACGCCACGCCCCATACCCCCCCTCCGGGAGTTACATGCGGACCCGGAACAGAATCTCCCTGACACTGAGCGTGGCCGGACGCGCTCGCGGGGCGCCCGAAAGCGCCCCGCGCGCGGTTCCGGAGGGGGGGCCGGCGAAGGCTCAGGCGCCTGCGAGCCGGCGTCGATGGTCCTGACGGGATCGGCGGCGCCGTCTCCCGTGCTCACCTCGACCTTCCGGGGGCGGGCCCGGTCGGCCACCGCGATCGTGAGGGTGAGCACGCCCTGGTCGTAGTGGGCCTCGATGCGCTCGCTGTCCAGGGTCTCCCCGAGGAACAGCTGGCGGGAGAAGGCCCCCTGGGGCCGCTCGGCCACGACGACCTCGTCGGTCTCGGCGGGCTTCCACGCGCGCTCGGCTCGGACGGTCAGGACGTTCTTCTCGACGGTGAGGTCGATCGACGCCGGGTCGATCCCCGGCAGGTCGAATCGGACCACGAACCTGTCCCCGTTCCGGTAGGCGTCCATCGGCATGGTCGCCGGCCGCCGCACCTGCGCACCTGCGCACCTGCGCACCTGCGTACCTACGCATCCTCGCCGGCTCGGGCCCGGTGCCACCGGGCGTAGCGCCACATGGCGTCGAGGGCGGCCACGGCCCGGTTGGCCGACGGGTAGCAGAGCCGCCCGCTGTCCCGGACGGTGGCGGGACCGGGGTTGGCGGGGTCGCAGACCGCCAGCTCGGTGGCGGTGAGGACCGGCTTGCCGCTGGACTCGGAGACGGCGGCGGCGGCCTCGGCGAAGCGGCGGTCCTGGCGCTCGTGGAAGGCCACGATCCGCTCCAGGCCGTGGTCGGGGTAGAAGGGCCCGGCCCGCAGGCTGCGGGCGGTGTTCGACTGGATCCCGAGGCCCAGGTAGACGACGGCGTCCACCTCGGGATGGGCAGCCACCAGGTCGAGGACCTCGGGGATGGTGTCCCGGGTCTCCCCCCCGGCCATGTCCACCGGGTTGTTCCGGCTCCAGCGGGGCGGCAGGCGCCGGTCGATCTCGGCCCTGAGGTCCTCCGGCAGGGGCAGCAGGCGCAGGGACGAGGCCCACACGGCGTCGGCGGTGACCACCCCCCACCCCCCCGCCGTGGTGACGACGACGGTGTTCGGCCCCTTCGGCAGCGGCTGGGTGGCAAAGGTG
Proteins encoded:
- a CDS encoding NlpC/P60 family protein — its product is MNLFTSGPSTPVSRRQKALVACGLAALAGTAVLGPGLSSPASAAPSLAGARAQAAAVASRVATLDARMARQDEALDQAQNRLSTLDTQLSASRRQLAATQATLAAKRTVLKQAAVAAYIQGGETGNIVQLMQGNQAQAGLRQSYLSSVADAQQGAIDSYHAALLAYQQQQARLAQQESAAQAQVSRARAARDASAAAAAAEHAELSAVNGQVAGLVAQIQQQQAQATAARLQSSLSSRLGGRASRGGSFGPGLPPPTGAGASLAVEWAQREVGKPYVYGASGPNSFDCSGLTMYVWEQAGVSLPHSAAGQWDDTTRIPVSALEPGDLVFYYSPVDHVGIYVGGGQMIIADHTGTDVRYASIYRDGLDGGGRVG
- a CDS encoding zinc-binding dehydrogenase; the protein is MKAVTFSEGRVEVAERPDPTPGTGQVLVRVRAAGLNNADVIQSHGGYPAPPDSPADILGLELAGEVAAVGPGAFRYSVGDRVMAVVGGGAQAELAAVHERLLVPVPAGVGWPAAGGFPEVFTTAHDALFTQCGLAMGEHLLVHGAAGGVGTAAVQLGAAAGARVTATVRRAELRDRVAGLGAGVLAPEEFEAHGPYDVVIELVSARNLPANLRALAVRGRITVIGHGGDGPAELDLGLLMFKRARIHGSTLRARPLEDKADAARRIEAQVLPLLAAGRVAPPVDAAFPIEEAPAAYERFTAGGKFGKIVLVMPAG
- a CDS encoding enoyl-CoA hydratase/isomerase family protein, whose translation is MDYDDFQHLRFERRPNGVLLVTINRPEVLNAANLRLHRELADVWSVFDADDSARVAVITGAGRAFSAGGDMTLLDEMTGSYDVVLGQLRDAGDIVRNMVDTDKPIVSAINGPAVGAGLAVALLADISIASETARLGDGHVRLGVAAGDHAVLLWPLLCGMAKAKYYVLTAEFVDGKEAERIGLVSRCVPADEVLPTALDVADKLALAGQHAVRWTKRSLNTWLRSAMPAFEHSLALEMLGFLGADAREGVAAMKEKRPARFPSAPVEGGGEGGGGG
- a CDS encoding PPOX class F420-dependent oxidoreductase, translating into MDAEEARRFIAENHRAVLATQRADGQPQLSPVAAVVDEAGLVVVSSRETAVKVRNLRRHPRAWLVALSDSWYGPMAQVEGPVEVVSLPDAMDGLVEYYRRAAGDHPDWDEYRAAMQRERRVLLRLTIDRAGPNRSG
- a CDS encoding Rieske (2Fe-2S) protein; this translates as MSGTVGESLNRALRPLRGVPEKLAETDALSSVAAPVKDAVSKVVPPGSDLNTVLSGTWVGHPLHPLLTDVVIGAYTGAVVVDLVGGRRGQKSADRLLLLGLLAAAPTVASGFNDWSTLGTAEQRVGVVHAAGNAAGNVLFALSYVARKRKRRMRGRALAMAGLASSAFAGFLGGDLSFRRGAGVDRTSLQEAPSDWTVVADDASVAEGRPLLADADGVPVVLVRSGGQVRALMARCSHQGGPLHEGEVAGGCITCPWHQSRFRLADGEAVSGPTAHPQPVLEVRVQGGKVEVRR
- a CDS encoding Ku protein, yielding MPRPIWSGSISFGLVNVPVKLFTAVRKKTVRFHQLHAEDGARIQQKRVCSVDGEEVAFEDLAKGYELYPGQYVLIEPEELDALDPEATQTIDIEDFVELDQVDPLYYDSSYYLVPDARGTKAYRLLLDAMRESGRVGIARVVMRTKQYLCAVRPVGEALVLTTMNFADEVVGQEEIEGLPGEQEAGERELKMAEALIESLSTDWQPEKYEDTYREQVMALIEAKAAGQELVSQPSAPSAPVIDLMAALEASLAQTRGEGRTGAGPEEEREDRQTPRAG
- a CDS encoding NAD(P)/FAD-dependent oxidoreductase; translated protein: MLGAGFGGLTAARAASALPVDVTVVDRRNYHTFQPLLYQVATAGLDSASIAYPVRGVVHHQENLDFRVGMVDSVDPVGRRVCLEGGDELAYDWLIVAAGAVTSTFGVPGVEEHAFPLKSLTDAIRLRGHLLARFEEADAHPERVRAGDLTVVVVGGGPTGVELSGGMAELFYTVLCHDYPGLDLVPSPPDPLHPGLHPGHGIVLLEATDRLLGSFGARSSANAADQLRRRGVDVRLGAAVEEVAADHVRLAGGEVIPTRTLVWTAGVRANPLGARLRLPLGPGGRVVVGPDLAVPERPEVFVIGDLAAASDHRGRLYPQLAPVAMQQARHAVHQIDRRIKGRPTARFRYFDKGTMATIGRNAAVAELPLGIRFRGFLAWLAWLGLHLVFLIGFRNRLSVLLDWSWNYLTYERGVRLILPVGSDDPPALPPGPPRSGPPPASGPGSPPGPPSDR
- a CDS encoding TetR/AcrR family transcriptional regulator C-terminal ligand-binding domain-containing protein produces the protein MRRPATMPMDAYRNGDRFVVRFDLPGIDPASIDLTVEKNVLTVRAERAWKPAETDEVVVAERPQGAFSRQLFLGETLDSERIEAHYDQGVLTLTIAVADRARPRKVEVSTGDGAADPVRTIDAGSQAPEPSPAPPPEPRAGRFRAPRERVRPRSVSGRFCSGSACNSRRGGMGRGVPIETSDARSPVNGQGSRPPDPSPPARRGPGRPRNAAHDEAIVRAVRDLLRASGYGALTIDGVAARAGVGRPTVYRRWPSKAALVIGALSDLAPTQPTPDTGSLREDLLAIRRRQMELLSSPEGRRVLPGLAADVAEDEELHRCFNDQYVAPWKGAVEEAIERAVARGEIADTADALVVSDVLTGPLFFRVLFAGEPVTDQALESVVDLVLAGLQRLPRAG